ATAGAGAACGACCTTCAGCGCGACATTGACGGCGACGGCCCCGAGCGCGACATACATGGGCGTGCGTGTGTCGCCCTGCGCCTGAAAGCCGGCGCGCGCCGAGGAAATCAGCACCAGCGCCATCAGCCCGCCGCCATAGGCGGCGAGCACATCGGCCGAGCGCAGCGCATCGGCGGCCGTGAAGGCGCCGCGCTGGAACACGCCGCTCATGATGAGCTCGGGGATGGTGACGAAGGCGATGAAGAAGGGCGCGGCCAGCGCCACGGTGAGCGCCATCACTCGGTTCTGCGCCGCATGGGCGCCGGCGGCGTCGCCGGCCGCGAGGCGGCGGCTCATCTCCGGCAGCAGCACCGTGCCGGCGGCAATGCCGATGACGCCGTTCGGCAGCTGATAGATGCGGTCGGCGTAAGTGATGGCCGAAAGGCCGCCGTCCGGCAGCATGGACGCGATGATCGTGTCGGCGAAAATGGCGATCTGGCCGCTGGCCGAGCCGATGACCGCCGGGCCGAGCATCAGAAAGAAGTCGCGCACGCGCTTCCAGCGCGGCCGAGCGAAGCCCTCGAGCACGCCGGCGAGACGGGCGTCCGCCATCAGCAGCGCGAGCTGCAGCGCGCCGGAGACGGTGACGCCGACGCTCGCCGCGACACCGGCGTTCGGAAACAGAAAGGCGAGGGCGAGCGCCGCCATCACCGAGAGATTGAGCAGATTGGGCGCGAAGGCCGGCGCGGCGAAGCGGCCATTGGCGTTGAGCGTTCCCTGATGCAGCGTCACCAGGGTCATGCACAGCAGATAAGGGAAGGTGATGCGCGTCAGCGTCACCGCCAGCTCGAATTTCTCCGGCCGATCGTCGAGGCCCGGCGCCAGCAGCGCGACGAATTGCGGCATGAATGCGTAGGCGAGCGCCAGCAGCACGAGCTGCGACGCCAGCAGCAGCGTGAAGACCTCGCTCGAGAACTCCTTGGCGGAGGCTTTGCCTTCGCGCTCCAGCGCCTTGGAGTAGCAGGGCACATAAGCGGCGTTGAAGGCGCCCTCGGCGAAAATGGCGCGGAAATGATTGGGCAGGCGGAAGGCGATGAAGAAGGCGTCCGAGACGAAGCCGGCGCCGAGAATCGCCGACAGCATGACGTCGCGGAAGAAGCCGGTGATGCGCGAGAGCAGCGTGAAGCCGCCGACCGAGAGCAGGTTGCGGATCATCGGCGGCGTCCCTGTCGAAAATCGGCGAAGCCAGGGGCCGCCCCGCGGCTCTGGATCGCTTCGCTCGCGATGACGACCGGAGACCCCAGCGCTCACCGCTCCTCCACTCCGAGCCGCTCGGCGACGAGATAGAGCGGGCGGCCTTTCACCTCGGCGAAGATCAGCGCGATATATTCGCCGAGCACGCCCAGCGAGAACAATTGCATGCCGCCGAAAAAGGCGATCGAGACGATGAGCGAGGCGTAGCCGGGAACATCGACGCCATAGATGACCGTGCGCCAGAAATAGAAAGCGGCCATGGCGAGCGCGAAGGCCGAGACGCCCATGCCGACATAGGCCCAGATCTTCAAGGGCGCCGAGGAGAAGGACATGAGTCCGTCGAGCGCGAAACGGATCAGCTTGCCATAGCTGAATTTCGAGCGGCCCGAGGCGCGCTCCTCGACGTCGAAGGGGACGCCGACCGATTTGAAGCCGATCCAGGCGAACAGGCCCTTGGAGAAGCGCGCCCGCTCGCGCATGCGCGACAGCGCGTCGATGGCCTGGCGGTCGAGCAGGCGGAAGTCGCCGGCGCCGCGTGGGAGAGAGGTCTCGCCGAAGCGGTCGAACAGGCCGTAGAACAGATTGGCGAACAGGTTGCGCAGAGGCGGATCGCTGGAGCGGTCGCGGCGCACGCCATAGACGTTCTTGTAACCCTCCCGCCATTTGGCGATGAATTGTGGCACCACCTCGGGCGGATGCTGCAGATCGGCGTCCATCAGCACCACGGCGGCGTCGCGCGCATGGTCCAGCCCTGCGGCGATAGCGATCTCCTTGCCGAAGTTTCGGCTGAAGGACACCGCCTTGATCCGCGGATCGACGGCGTTGAGGGCGCGCAGCGTCTCGAAGGTGGCGTCGCTCGAGCCGTCGTCGACGAAGACGATCTCGAAGGAGCGGGCGCAGGCCTCGAGAGCCGCCGTCAGCCGCGCCGCCAGCGGGCCCAGATTTTGCGCCTCGTTGAAGACGGGAACGGCCACGGATATTTCCGGCGGCGAATTTTCGGCTATATCGACCATTGCTCGCTCTATGCTTCGAACGGGGCAAGACCTAGGCGGGCGCGCGAATTTGCGCAACAGGGGAGAGCGCGGGGAACGGGCGATCGGCTGAAGATCGAGATCCCCGACCCTCGTCCTGAGGAGCCGCCGCAGGCGGCGTCTCGAAGGGCGGCCGTGAGGCGAAGTCTCGAGGTTTCGCCCCGTTGTCGTCGTTCGAGACGCCCGTTTCTCGGCTCCTCAGGATGAGGGACGGGGTTATATGCTTCACCCGATTCTCGGAGTGCGGGAAAGCCCCCGAAGATTTTGTTCAAACTCCCGGAAGCGAGGCGACGAAGGCATGGCGGCGAGATCGATCACGCTCTGCGCGGATGATTATGGTTTGTCGATGGGCGTCAGCCACGGCATTCTCGAGGCGCTCGAGGCGGGCCGGCTCTCGGCCGTCTCGGCGATGACCAATGGCCTGGTCTGGCCGGCGATGGGCTGCGAGCTGGCGCGTCGGCGGCTCGACGCCGATATCGGCCTGCATTTCAATCTGACGCTCGGCGCGCCTCTGTCGCCGATGCCGAAATTCGCGCCCAACGGAATGCTGCCGCCGGTCGGCGAGGTGATTCGCGCCGCCATGCGCGGCCGGCTGCCGATGGACGAGATCAAGACCGAGATCGAGCGCCAGCTCGACCGCTTCATCGCCGTGATGGGCCGCGCGCCCGACCATCTCGACGGCCATCAGCATGTGCATGCGCTGCCGGGAATCCGCACGGCGCTGCTCGACGCGCTGGAGCGCCGCGACCTCGGCGGCCGCGTATGGCTGCGCGACGCCGGAGACAAGCTGTTTCGCATCGTCCTGCGCGGCTCGGACATGCGCAAGGCGCTGGCGGTGCGCGCCATCGGCCGCGGCTTCGAGCGCGAGGCCAGGGAGCGCGGCTTTCCGCTCAATGACGGCTTCGCCGGCTTCTCGGACTTCGATCCAGAGGGCGATTATGCGGCGCGCTTCGAAAATTATCTGCGCGCGCCGGGCGAGCGCCATCTCGTGATGTGCCATCCCGGCCGCGTGGACCAGGACCTCATCGCGCTCGATCCGGTGACGGTGACGCGCGAGCAGGAGCTCGCCTTTCTGCTCTCGCCCGTGTTCGAGGAGGTGATGACGCTGCGCGGCGCGCGGCTCGGGCGGCTGGGGCGGGCGTGATCCCGCAAGCCGCAGCGGATCGCGACAACCGGCAAAGCCATCGCCAACGCATAGAAATCCGTTTAGAACAATGACGATCGAGCTGCGGTCGCCTTCGGTCGTCCGGATCGTCGTATCCGGACGACCGAACATCGAGTGACCGCCGGCCAAGAACGCCCGCGACAGGCGAGATCGCCCGATGCAGAACAAGACGCATTATTTCGCCTCGGCCGCGGCGCATTTTCTGCACGCTTGGTTCATCTGGGCGATTCTGCTCTCCTACCTGGCCGCGGCGCTGTTTCCGCAGCTCGGGCTGTGGATGCGCAAGTTGGATTTGGGGAGCGCCGTCACGCCTCTGGGAGAGATCAGGCTCGGCCTGCCTCCCTTCCTGCTCGCGCTGCTCCTCTTCAACGCCGGTCTCGGCATTTCGCCGACCGAGCTGAAAAACGCGCGCAGCAAGGCGGCGATGATCTTCGCCGGCCTGCTCGGCAATGTCGCCGCCCCGCTGCTGGCGATCTTCCTCGTCAGCGTCGCGATGACGCAATGGCATAATCCGGAGGAATCTCAGCAATTATTGGTCGGCCTCGCGCTCGTCGCGGCCATGCCGATCGCCGGCGCCTCGACGGCCTGGGCGCAGAACGCCGGCGGAAGCCTCGTGCTCAGCCTCGGCCTGGTGCTGCTCACGACGCTGCTCAGCCCGCTGACGACGCCGCAGATTCTCCATGCGGTCGGCTGGCTGACGACCGGCGACTATTCCGAAGATCTGCATGAGCTGGCGTCGGGCGAGGTCGCCTCTTTTCTCGGAGCATGGGTGATCCTGCCATCGCTGCTCGGATCGAGCTGCCGCGCAGGGCTCGGCGACCATCGCTTCGCGCGACTGCTTCCCTATGTGAAGCTGCTCAACTTCCTCGTCATCATTCTCCTCAATTACTCCAACGCCACACTCGTGCTGCCGGGCGTCGTCGCGAGCCCCGACGCGGATTTCCTGGCGCTCGTCGCCGTGGTCATCGGACTGCTCTGTGTCGTCGGCTTCGGCAGCGGCCTGCTGATCTCGACCCTGCTCGGCGCCAGCCGCAACGACACGGCGTCTCTGATGTTCGCGCTCGGAATGAACAACAACGGCTCCGGGCTCG
The sequence above is a segment of the Methylosinus trichosporium OB3b genome. Coding sequences within it:
- a CDS encoding ChbG/HpnK family deacetylase; its protein translation is MAARSITLCADDYGLSMGVSHGILEALEAGRLSAVSAMTNGLVWPAMGCELARRRLDADIGLHFNLTLGAPLSPMPKFAPNGMLPPVGEVIRAAMRGRLPMDEIKTEIERQLDRFIAVMGRAPDHLDGHQHVHALPGIRTALLDALERRDLGGRVWLRDAGDKLFRIVLRGSDMRKALAVRAIGRGFEREARERGFPLNDGFAGFSDFDPEGDYAARFENYLRAPGERHLVMCHPGRVDQDLIALDPVTVTREQELAFLLSPVFEEVMTLRGARLGRLGRA
- the murJ gene encoding murein biosynthesis integral membrane protein MurJ, which codes for MIRNLLSVGGFTLLSRITGFFRDVMLSAILGAGFVSDAFFIAFRLPNHFRAIFAEGAFNAAYVPCYSKALEREGKASAKEFSSEVFTLLLASQLVLLALAYAFMPQFVALLAPGLDDRPEKFELAVTLTRITFPYLLCMTLVTLHQGTLNANGRFAAPAFAPNLLNLSVMAALALAFLFPNAGVAASVGVTVSGALQLALLMADARLAGVLEGFARPRWKRVRDFFLMLGPAVIGSASGQIAIFADTIIASMLPDGGLSAITYADRIYQLPNGVIGIAAGTVLLPEMSRRLAAGDAAGAHAAQNRVMALTVALAAPFFIAFVTIPELIMSGVFQRGAFTAADALRSADVLAAYGGGLMALVLISSARAGFQAQGDTRTPMYVALGAVAVNVALKVVLYRPLGAVGLATATSVGLWINLTALIGIALHRGAMRFDEIFLRVSIASLVACVPLVLVAVFGYGPAARLGGALGGFGNVTALALLGAAGGLAYAAVLLGALRLFGLRLSQLRPRRA
- a CDS encoding bile acid:sodium symporter, encoding MQNKTHYFASAAAHFLHAWFIWAILLSYLAAALFPQLGLWMRKLDLGSAVTPLGEIRLGLPPFLLALLLFNAGLGISPTELKNARSKAAMIFAGLLGNVAAPLLAIFLVSVAMTQWHNPEESQQLLVGLALVAAMPIAGASTAWAQNAGGSLVLSLGLVLLTTLLSPLTTPQILHAVGWLTTGDYSEDLHELASGEVASFLGAWVILPSLLGSSCRAGLGDHRFARLLPYVKLLNFLVIILLNYSNATLVLPGVVASPDADFLALVAVVIGLLCVVGFGSGLLISTLLGASRNDTASLMFALGMNNNGSGLVLASVALADHPQVMLPIIFYNLVQHLGASVVDVGLCRRGASR
- a CDS encoding glycosyltransferase family 2 protein gives rise to the protein MVDIAENSPPEISVAVPVFNEAQNLGPLAARLTAALEACARSFEIVFVDDGSSDATFETLRALNAVDPRIKAVSFSRNFGKEIAIAAGLDHARDAAVVLMDADLQHPPEVVPQFIAKWREGYKNVYGVRRDRSSDPPLRNLFANLFYGLFDRFGETSLPRGAGDFRLLDRQAIDALSRMRERARFSKGLFAWIGFKSVGVPFDVEERASGRSKFSYGKLIRFALDGLMSFSSAPLKIWAYVGMGVSAFALAMAAFYFWRTVIYGVDVPGYASLIVSIAFFGGMQLFSLGVLGEYIALIFAEVKGRPLYLVAERLGVEER